In Coriobacteriaceae bacterium, a single window of DNA contains:
- a CDS encoding PTS sugar transporter subunit IIC yields MNTFISAVLVGLVGVFCMWDSRLLGRLNFEQPLVGATLVGLLLGDVPTGLAVGAAVELVSMGLVQVGAAVPPDMVLGGIVAAAFACLTDASAETAMTIAIPVAVLGQLLGIVFRSIIAALTHVADSAIDNGKFKTAYRMHICAGPGLYAVMYFLPIFLAVFVGTDLVQAIVNMVPEWLSTGLNVSTKIMTAYGLALLLTMMIKKGMTPFLFIGFLLAAYLNLSVIAVALIGVCLAVVFMGFKFNGSHAAAGVDSDYDPLEDDED; encoded by the coding sequence ATGAATACGTTCATCAGTGCGGTGCTCGTCGGCCTCGTCGGCGTGTTCTGCATGTGGGACTCCCGCCTGCTCGGTCGTCTTAACTTCGAGCAGCCCCTCGTTGGCGCTACGCTCGTCGGTCTGCTGCTGGGCGATGTGCCCACCGGCCTTGCCGTCGGTGCCGCCGTCGAGCTCGTGTCCATGGGCCTGGTGCAGGTCGGCGCCGCCGTTCCGCCCGATATGGTCCTGGGCGGCATCGTGGCCGCTGCCTTTGCGTGCCTGACCGATGCTTCCGCCGAGACCGCCATGACGATCGCCATCCCGGTCGCCGTCCTGGGTCAGCTCCTCGGCATCGTGTTCCGTTCCATCATCGCCGCCCTCACCCATGTGGCAGATAGCGCGATCGATAACGGAAAGTTCAAGACCGCCTACCGTATGCACATCTGCGCTGGCCCCGGTCTGTACGCCGTCATGTACTTCCTGCCGATCTTCCTCGCCGTCTTTGTTGGCACCGACCTGGTTCAGGCCATCGTCAACATGGTTCCCGAGTGGCTGTCCACTGGTCTTAACGTTTCGACCAAGATCATGACCGCCTACGGCTTGGCCCTGCTGCTCACCATGATGATCAAGAAGGGTATGACTCCGTTCCTGTTCATCGGTTTCCTGCTCGCCGCTTACCTCAACCTGTCCGTCATCGCGGTCGCTCTGATCGGTGTGTGCCTGGCTGTCGTCTTCATGGGCTTCAAGTTCAACGGTTCCCATGCAGCCGCCGGTGTCGATTCCGACTACGATCCGCTCGAAGACGACGAAGACTAA
- a CDS encoding SIS domain-containing protein: MYEIDLNLPKQIVADVLSNHEIHSVAFVGCGASMSDLYPAKYFLANNTDKLNVQIFTANEFNYDTPSWVNEHTFVITCSLGGSTPETVEANKTAKKHNCPVVSLTNKAGSALTVDADHVIVHGFHANYAAKCEKPGYAIALALEILQQTEGYDHYEDMITGLTNIFDLCENAAQHCKKLAKKFAEDFKDDKMIYFMASGASEKMAYSHAAFLFTEMQWIDAAAYNTGEYFHGPFEVSTEGKPYVFFMSDGATRPMDARALTFLERMGAKVALIDSKDYGLADAVPASVITYFNPLLHLAVMREYGNQIAEARQHPLTMRRYMWKLSY; the protein is encoded by the coding sequence ATGTACGAGATCGACCTTAACCTCCCTAAGCAGATCGTCGCTGACGTCCTGTCCAACCACGAGATCCACAGCGTCGCCTTCGTCGGCTGCGGCGCTTCCATGTCCGACCTGTACCCCGCCAAGTACTTCCTGGCCAACAACACGGACAAGCTGAACGTTCAGATCTTCACCGCTAACGAGTTCAACTACGACACGCCCTCCTGGGTCAACGAGCACACCTTCGTGATCACCTGCTCCCTCGGTGGCTCCACGCCCGAGACCGTCGAGGCCAACAAGACCGCCAAGAAGCACAACTGCCCGGTCGTCTCCCTCACCAACAAGGCTGGCTCCGCTCTGACCGTTGACGCCGACCACGTCATCGTTCACGGCTTCCACGCCAACTACGCTGCCAAGTGCGAGAAGCCCGGCTATGCTATCGCTCTTGCTCTCGAGATCCTTCAGCAGACCGAGGGCTATGACCACTACGAGGACATGATCACCGGCCTCACCAACATCTTCGATCTCTGCGAGAACGCCGCTCAGCACTGCAAGAAGCTCGCCAAGAAGTTCGCCGAGGACTTCAAGGACGACAAGATGATTTACTTCATGGCTTCCGGTGCCTCCGAGAAGATGGCTTATTCTCACGCCGCCTTCCTGTTCACCGAGATGCAGTGGATCGACGCCGCCGCCTACAACACCGGCGAGTACTTCCACGGCCCGTTCGAGGTTTCCACCGAGGGTAAGCCCTACGTCTTCTTCATGTCCGATGGCGCCACCCGTCCGATGGACGCCCGCGCCCTCACCTTCCTTGAGCGCATGGGCGCCAAGGTCGCTCTGATCGACTCCAAGGACTACGGCCTGGCTGACGCCGTGCCCGCGAGCGTCATCACCTACTTCAACCCGCTGCTGCACCTCGCCGTTATGCGTGAGTACGGCAACCAGATCGCCGAGGCCCGTCAGCACCCGCTGACCATGCGTCGCTACATGTGGAAGCTTTCCTACTAA
- a CDS encoding PTS system mannose/fructose/sorbose family transporter subunit IID, producing MATATKDVSLNKKVSQFFWRSWAIQASWNYERQMNMGFLYGMVPTLDRLYPDESDPKQLAAKKEAYHRHMAFYNCTPQTSAFILGLTASMEEEYAKDPENFDPDSINAVKTSLMGPLSGIGDSFFQGTIRVIAFGLGVQLAQQGSIMGPILAMLISIVPSVLITWFAAKMGYQGGHEYLSKLQGGDLMEKLMYVCGIVGLMSVGGMIATLIGATTPLQFAEGTVVIQDILDGMMPQMISLGLTGLMYWLIKKNVNTGWLLVIAIVGGIALSAAGILA from the coding sequence ATGGCAACCGCAACCAAGGACGTGTCCCTGAACAAGAAGGTCAGCCAGTTCTTCTGGCGCTCCTGGGCCATCCAGGCCTCTTGGAACTACGAGCGTCAGATGAACATGGGCTTCCTCTACGGCATGGTTCCCACGCTCGATCGCCTCTATCCGGACGAGTCCGACCCCAAGCAGCTCGCTGCTAAGAAAGAGGCTTACCACCGTCACATGGCGTTCTACAACTGCACCCCGCAGACGAGCGCCTTTATCCTGGGTCTCACCGCCTCCATGGAGGAGGAGTACGCCAAGGATCCCGAGAACTTCGATCCCGATTCGATCAACGCGGTCAAGACCTCCCTCATGGGTCCGCTTTCCGGCATCGGTGACTCCTTCTTCCAGGGCACCATCCGCGTTATCGCCTTTGGCCTGGGCGTTCAGCTGGCTCAGCAGGGCTCCATCATGGGCCCGATCCTGGCCATGCTCATCTCCATCGTCCCCTCTGTGCTGATCACTTGGTTCGCAGCCAAGATGGGCTATCAGGGTGGCCACGAGTACCTGAGCAAGCTTCAGGGCGGCGACCTCATGGAGAAGCTCATGTATGTCTGCGGCATCGTGGGTCTTATGTCCGTGGGCGGCATGATCGCTACGCTGATCGGCGCTACTACCCCGCTGCAGTTCGCTGAGGGTACCGTCGTGATCCAGGACATCCTGGACGGCATGATGCCCCAGATGATCTCCCTCGGCCTCACCGGCCTTATGTACTGGCTCATCAAGAAGAACGTCAACACCGGTTGGCTTCTCGTGATCGCCATCGTGGGCGGCATCGCCCTCTCCGCGGCCGGCATCCTGGCCTAG
- a CDS encoding PTS mannose/fructose/sorbose transporter subunit IIAB, whose amino-acid sequence MNQIILASHGGLAAGAKDTLEMVLGDVSNVHVVSLARDDKEPITNKVDAMIATFNADDTVYVLTDMLGSSVNNNMVELSKNGTKFTVVSGFNIPLALTLAMSPVPVKGAELAALINEARTGLTNPNAPVEAAAAPAKKAKASRHSSGPAKIVLARLDYRLLHGQVVFTWTTKVQAERIIVVDNAAANDDIKKGALKLAKPQGVRLNVFTVERALAKMDKLNTLGERVMFVFGNTAEMLQFCQGYKLDAINLGATANHDGADQVGGKDSSVFLDATQKADVNQLLDMGIKLYVQQTPTYQSVDIDAKL is encoded by the coding sequence ATGAATCAGATCATTCTCGCATCTCATGGCGGCCTGGCCGCAGGCGCCAAAGACACGCTCGAGATGGTTCTCGGCGACGTGTCGAACGTCCACGTCGTGTCGCTTGCTCGTGACGACAAGGAGCCCATCACCAATAAGGTGGACGCCATGATCGCCACGTTCAACGCGGACGACACCGTCTATGTGCTGACCGATATGCTCGGCAGCTCGGTCAACAACAACATGGTCGAGCTTTCCAAGAACGGCACGAAGTTCACGGTTGTCAGCGGTTTCAACATCCCGCTGGCGCTCACGCTCGCTATGAGCCCCGTTCCCGTCAAGGGCGCCGAGCTCGCGGCCCTCATCAATGAGGCCCGCACCGGTCTGACCAACCCCAACGCACCGGTCGAGGCCGCCGCGGCTCCCGCCAAGAAGGCCAAGGCGTCCCGTCACAGCTCCGGTCCCGCCAAGATCGTCCTCGCACGTCTTGACTACCGTCTGCTGCACGGCCAGGTCGTCTTTACTTGGACCACCAAGGTTCAGGCCGAGCGCATCATCGTCGTCGACAACGCTGCCGCCAACGATGACATCAAGAAGGGCGCTCTTAAGCTGGCCAAGCCCCAGGGCGTGCGCCTGAACGTCTTCACCGTCGAGCGTGCCCTCGCCAAGATGGATAAGCTCAACACCCTCGGCGAGCGCGTCATGTTCGTCTTTGGCAACACTGCCGAGATGCTGCAGTTCTGTCAGGGCTACAAGCTCGACGCCATCAACCTGGGCGCCACCGCCAACCACGACGGTGCCGATCAGGTCGGCGGCAAGGACAGCTCCGTCTTCCTCGACGCCACTCAGAAGGCCGACGTCAACCAGCTGCTCGACATGGGCATCAAGCTCTATGTCCAGCAGACCCCTACGTATCAGAGCGTCGACATCGACGCCAAGCTGTAA
- a CDS encoding DMT family transporter, whose translation MKKSNLGYVLVLVAALMWGSIGIFVNGISAMGVSSQSMAAFRLLVGALILAPVLMFMGCRPGEGSTVAQGPLALFKASPKELVPCALVGIVGLAAANTCYYECMGEVGMSTASVLLYTSPVFGVMLGRVLYREDVTPNKLVAIVFNIVGCVLAVTNGDLSGFHFSVWGVTSGVIAGLCGASLAVFSRIATKTVHPLAVTFWGFVFGGAVMAAIAAPWPDVAAAMSPQLLLLFLGFGLIPTAVAYILYMQGLSMGLETSKVPVVMSFETVVTVLVGIGVYAEPAGAIKVLGIVLVLASILIMNTDFSKLRNSVFVGHVVESMTFKPNAWWTEKSQDMDLFKERTGIALEPTVQESPWYFVR comes from the coding sequence TTGAAGAAAAGCAATCTGGGCTATGTGCTGGTGCTGGTCGCCGCGCTTATGTGGGGCAGCATCGGAATCTTTGTAAACGGCATCTCGGCCATGGGCGTCTCGTCCCAGAGCATGGCTGCCTTTCGCTTGTTGGTCGGAGCGCTTATCTTGGCGCCGGTCCTGATGTTTATGGGCTGCCGTCCGGGTGAGGGGTCTACCGTGGCTCAGGGTCCGCTGGCCCTGTTCAAGGCAAGCCCTAAAGAGCTTGTTCCCTGCGCGCTTGTCGGTATCGTCGGTTTGGCCGCCGCCAACACCTGCTATTACGAGTGCATGGGCGAGGTGGGCATGTCCACGGCCTCGGTGCTGCTCTACACCTCGCCGGTGTTTGGCGTCATGCTCGGTCGCGTGCTTTATCGCGAGGACGTGACCCCCAACAAGCTCGTTGCCATTGTCTTCAACATCGTTGGCTGCGTGCTTGCAGTGACCAATGGCGACCTTTCCGGTTTTCATTTTTCGGTTTGGGGCGTCACGTCGGGCGTGATTGCGGGCCTTTGCGGTGCGTCGCTCGCGGTGTTTAGCCGGATAGCAACTAAGACGGTCCACCCGCTGGCTGTCACGTTTTGGGGCTTTGTTTTTGGCGGTGCGGTTATGGCAGCTATCGCGGCTCCGTGGCCGGATGTCGCCGCGGCGATGTCGCCACAGCTGCTGCTGCTGTTCCTTGGCTTTGGACTCATCCCCACAGCCGTGGCTTACATCTTATATATGCAGGGTCTGTCCATGGGGCTCGAGACATCGAAAGTTCCCGTCGTAATGTCTTTCGAGACGGTCGTCACCGTACTGGTGGGCATTGGTGTCTATGCCGAGCCCGCCGGCGCGATCAAGGTTCTGGGCATTGTGCTGGTGCTCGCGTCCATCCTGATCATGAATACCGACTTCTCCAAGCTGCGCAACAGCGTGTTTGTCGGTCATGTCGTTGAGAGCATGACCTTTAAGCCCAACGCGTGGTGGACGGAGAAATCGCAGGACATGGATCTGTTTAAGGAACGCACTGGCATCGCGCTGGAGCCCACCGTGCAGGAAAGCCCCTGGTACTTCGTGCGATAG